A single region of the Lycium barbarum isolate Lr01 chromosome 2, ASM1917538v2, whole genome shotgun sequence genome encodes:
- the LOC132628782 gene encoding MATH domain and coiled-coil domain-containing protein At3g58250-like, giving the protein MAPISSQSRVSVGNRDASPDRYLLKFESFSMLSAIGTNKYESTVFQSSGYKWKMIIYPDGDGSADGLDHVSVYLAVADTSTLQAGWEVNATFSFLIFDQIHGKYIVMRGIPLKGYLIKDRCVFGVDVYVIKNQGLGECVSPSNKLTAYKHKRKISKLTKVKNTVHSEEFTVGGYKWKLCLYPTGDVRHNGQSISIFLESVDAKGFDFQKRVQARFSISVKDQSSGAQSKSLDSSHWFSAAVAGWGWSAFMPLSEFKNPKKGYLVEDCCIVEADVSVIGVVDDPSATAVAVEATVVEDVKVAAVDTVEDVKEAVVVRLHIHGGVNILISSVVKAQIYFAGAPAVVVGGGTVGKRGERDGRVGLGWK; this is encoded by the exons ATGGCGCCTATTTCTTCGCAAAGTAGAG TTAGCGTTGGAAATAGAGATGCATCACCAGATCGTTACTTGTTGAAGTTTGAATCTTTTTCGATGCTCTCAGCGATTGGTACAAACAAGTATGAATCAACTGTGTTCCAGTCCAGCGGCTACAAATG GAAAATGATCATCTATCCTGATGGAGATGGAAGTGCGGATGGACTTGATCATGTTTCAGTATACTTGGCCGTTGCTGACACAAGCACTTTACAGGCTGGTTGGGAGGTCAATGCCACATTTAGCTTCTTGATATTTGATCAAATTCATGGCAAGTATATTGTAATGAGAG GGATCCCTCTTAAGGGTTACCTTATTAAAGACAGATGTGTCTTTGGGGTAGATGTATATGTCATCAAGAACCAAGGGTTGGGTGAATGTGTGTCCCCGTCGAATAAGCTCACGGCTTATAAGCACAAACGGAAGATTTCTAAATTGACAAAAGTGAAGAATACAGTGCATTCTGAAGAGTTTACTGTTGGGGGTTACAAATG GAAACTTTGTCTATATCCGACAGGTGATGTTAGACATAATGGCCAGAGCATTTCCATCTTTCTTGAATCAGTTGATGCTAAAGGATTTGATTTCCAAAAAAGGGTACAGGCTAGATTTAGCATTTCTGTCAAAGACCAGAGTAGTGGTGCACAGAGTAAGAGTCTTG ATTCTTCACATTGGTTTTCAGCTGCTGTAGCCGGCTGGGGTTGGTCTGCATTCATGCCGCTAAGTGAATTCAAGAATCCAAAAAAAGGCTACCTTGTTGAGGACTGCTGCATTGTGGAAGCAGATGTCTCTGTAATTGGTGTTGTCGATG ATCCGTCGGCTACGGCTGTAGCGGTGGAGGCTACGGTGGTGGAAGACGTGAAGGTGGCGGCGGTGGATACGGTGGAAGACGTGAAGGAGGCAGTGGTGGTTAGGCTGCACATCCATGGCGGCGTCAATATTCTCATTAGCTCTGTGGTTAAAGCCCAAATCTatttcgccggagctccggcagTGGTGGTCGGCGGCGGAACAGTGGGGAAGAGGGGAGAGAGAGATGGGagggttgggttaggttggaagtga